The DNA sequence ATTATGTGGTTTATTGATCGCACGCACATAGTGGTCTTCAGCTACATGCCGTTTCAATCGGTCTTGCTTATTTTTGCCGGATTATTGCTGGTCATTCGTTTGGGATGGTCGCGACTGATCAAAGCCTAACCCTTCCAGGATGAGTAATACAATAACAGAGAAGAAAAATGCAGCCCTCAAAGCGGTGGAGCAGGTACAGTCGGGGATGATCTTGGGCTTGGGTACTGGCAGTACCGCTTATTTCGCTATTGAAGCCATAGGTGAGCAATGGCAGGCGGGAACCCTCACCGATATCCAAGCTATCCCTACTTCGGAGGCAACGGCTAAGCAGGCCAGCAGCTATGGGATTCCTTTGTTGGAATTGGCCGATGTCGATCGCATTGACCTGACCATTGATGGCGCGGATGAATTCGACCCCCAGCTCCGGCTGATTAAAGGCGGCGGCGGTGCCCTCTTTCGGGAAAAGCTGGTAGCTTTTGCTTCCGACAAAATGCTGATCATTTCGGATGCCTCCAAAGAAGTACAATATCTCGGGGCTTTCCCCTTGCCGGTAGAAGTGCTACCGAAGGCCATTCGCCTTGTGCAGCGCGTGCTGACCGAGAAAAACTGTCAGCCTGTTCTGCGCAAGCAAAAGGATGGCTCGCCTTACCTAACGGATAATCAAAACTACATCCTTGATTGCCATCTGGGAAAAATTGACAATCCTGAACAGCTGGATTTGATGCTACACCTGGTGCCTGGTATCGTAGAGACGGGCCTATTCCTTGGTTTGGCTACCCAGGTCATTGTAGGGCAGGGTGATGATGTGAAAGTGTTTGAGTAGACTTCTTGTGCGCTTATGCTGGCCGCTGACTCACCAGGTAAGCGTGGCTGATGGCAACTTCTTCTACTTGCATAGTAGAATAGGGGGGAGCCAAGGCTAGTTGCTGTACCTCGTGAAGATTTCCCGCCCGAATTTTTTCTTCTGAATAAGGAATATTCAACTCCTCGTAGAGTTCACGGTAACGGGCTAATCGCCATCGGTTTTGTGGTTGGATAGGGTTGTCGATCCACTGCCATTGTTGCTCTGAAAAACGAAGGAAATTGTAGATCGTAATGCTCTTGTCCATGTGTGCAAAATGATCGGACATATCAATAAAATGGCTCATCACGCCGCCAGGAGCCGTCAGGCTCCAAAGTTTTGCGACAATGCCTCCCAGTACCTGCGGGTAAATGTGTTCGTAAGTATTATTGGAGGAAAGCAGCAAGATGTTTTCTTCTGGTAGTGCCAGTTCACGAACATCTTTGACGATAGGAATGAAATTCAACTGCTCACAAAGCGTGCTCAGAGGGGTGGCGAGGGTAGCTTGCTGGCGGATGTTTTGTAGTAGTTGCCAACGTTCGGAATCAATAGTTCCCAAGCCAGCGAGAAAACGTTTCTGGTGGCGATCTATTTCTTCCAGACAGCGCAATAGGGTAGCGGTGGTAAGGTGAGCGGAGATGTCTACGCTGTAAATTTTACCGGCACCCTTGAGGAAGTAACCAATAGGAATGATGGGATACCAGCCTGTACCCAATTCCAGACAGGTTATACCGTCGAGCTTGTCTTTGCCAGTGGCCTTGGTGAAGTGCTCCAAGTGATCTAGTAAGTGCCCGTACTTATTGAAAAAGTGCTCCTCGTGCAGCTCCACACCCTTGGTGACGTACTTCTGGAAGAAGAAGTTGATCTGGTTCCGAAAAGGAAGAAAAGAAATAATTTTTTGGACAATGGCCTTGAGGTACCACTTCTTCATGATGGTTGCTATTAGAGCTCGCAAAAATAGAACCTTCTGAGAGAAAATACACTCCTATCTGGACTTTTGGCAAAATGTAGTAAAGACCAGCCTATGCACCTCTTACGCTTCCGTAAGCGGAATAGGCAAGATCAGCTTATCCCACTGCATGACGATTTTTCCTGGTGCTAGTCGGAATTCGAGGGTAGTGCTGCTAGAATCTACACTTACGGGCTGGGCGGGTACTCTCAGTACGTCTTTCGTATTGTCATATTCATAAGCGCCCCACTGGTCCACTACCTTGTTGAAGATAATTTCCCATTCTTTTTCGGTGGGTATGGTAAACAGGCTGTAGGTGCCAGCAGCTAGTTCAGCCTCACCTACCAATACCGTTTTGTCGATGGTGAAACGTGTTGCTTCATTGGCCCCGGTACGCCATACTTCGCCGTAAGGGACAAGCGAACCCCAGATAGCACGCCCCTTGGTGGAAGGGCTACCGTAATCGATCGTAATATTGACGCCGTTAAGTTGGCCTTTTAGTTCTTTACGAGGACTCGCCAGTTCTGCTTCCGTAACAGTGACCGTATACTCTGGCTGAGGAGCATTAAAAGCCAGGGGCTCCTTTTCTTCCACAGTCGTAGGCGGTGCCTGAGAGGTATCACACGAAACAATCAATACCGCAAATAAAACGAAGGAAGACAACAGGGAAACGACGATTTTCATAGTAAAAATAGGATTGGGTAATCTTTTAAATAAAAAACATCCAATATCCTGAACGCTATCGTACACCAATTGGTTGCCACAAAAATATTAAAATACTAATTGCAGCCTAATCAATGGATTATCATAAAAAAAATATGAGCCTACCCCTTATAAATACTCGCTTATACAAAGCAATTTTAGTAATTTTACACCTCATCCCTTACCTACCTACCTGTAGCATACGCACTTACTGATGGCGTTATGCTTGTATCCTTAATAACATCTACTGTACTGTTTAATTTTCATTCCTACCCGTAGATCGGTAGTTGTGATATTTTTGGGCGAACTACTTAGCTGTAACACTAGTTACTTCTGAACAAAACACCGTCTACAGTCCAGTAAAATAAAAGTACTATGAACAAGACGACTACACAGGGATTTAGTCTTATTACACTCTTCTTTTTGCTTCCTCTCTGGCTTTCTGGTCAAATGATTTGGCCTGGTGATATCAATAACAATGGTATTGTCAATGGCATCGATTATCTCTATTGGGGGGTAGCCAACCAAAACAATGGTCCTGCTCGCCCCGATGCGTCCACTACTTGGGAAGAACAACCGATGGGTGCTGCTTGGGCCACCCAGTTTCCTGGAGGTATAAATCAAGCTTACGCAGATGCGAATGGCGATGGCCAAATTACGGCTGCCGATGCCGACGCGCTGGGTGCCAATTTTAATCTTAATCACGGTACCCTCCTACCAGACGCTTTTCAGACGGGCCCACTTTCAGGTGGAGAACCTGACATCTACTTTGAGATAAATTCTGAGCAAGAAGTAGCTTCTGGTGAAACGGGAGGTGTGATTATGGGGCTAGCTACAGAGCTACCTTTCAGTGCTTTTTACGGGATCACCTTCACGCTCAATTATCAGCCTGGTATATTGGCCGCCAACGATGGTGTGCTCATTGGCTTGATTGCCGATTCGTTTTTGAACCCCGATAATAGCGATGTTGCTGCTTTTGTCAACAACAATTCCGCTACTGGTAAAGCAGTCATCACCATTGTTCGTACCGATCAAAACAATGTTGTAGGCGGTGGAAAAGTAGCTCGTATTTTACTGAATTTTGCAGATCTCACCGTTCCCGGTACACCGGATCAGCTGAATTTTACCATTAGCAATGTACGCGCTATCGATCATGATATGAATACCATCATGATGCGAACGGGGAGTTTCAGCTTTTCTACGCAGGGAGCCAGTGGTGGTTGCCCCAATACGGTAAACCCCGTTTGCGGCAGCAATGGACAAACCTACCTGAATTCCTGTTACGCTGAGGCTGCGGGAATTTACAATTACACTCCCGGTGCCTGCTTTGATGATAGCTGTATCGACCCTACCCAAATCAACCCCGATGCGGTGTGCCCTACCGTTTACCAGCCCGTCTGTGGTTGTAATGACGTAACTTACCCCAATGAGTGTGCTGCCGATGCAGCCGGGGTTCAGAGTACTACCCCAGGGCCATGTGCACCTAGTAGTTGTTACGACCCCCAATACATCGTTACCAGTGCCGCTACTACGGTAAACACCACTACGGGGGTGATTACCGCCAACTGCCCCACTGCGGGCATTCCCGTTTGTGGTTGTAATGGTGTGACCTACGCCAATGCTTGCCTCGCAGAAGCTTCGGGTATCACGGTATACACACAGGGAAGTTGCGAAAGCGCCTGTGTTGATCCTTTTCAGATGAATTTGGATGCTGTTTGCCCGACGGCTTATCAGCCGGTATGTGGTTGCAACAATGTCACTTACTCTAATGCCTGCCTTGCTGATGCGGCGGGCGTCACGAGCTATACCAATGGCCCCTGTAATGGTGGCTCAGCCTGGTGTAGCGAAGCCATCCCTGTACAGTGTGGCGATTTCTTGCCCTACGAAACAACGGTAGGTGCGGGCAACAATATTCTTCAGTATCCTGGTTGTACTAATACTTCTTTTTATGGCCCGGATCGCGTATACGTCATCAATAAACAATCGGCAGGGGATCTTCAGATTGGTCTGGAAATCCTCACGCCGGGAATGGACCTCGACCTCTTCCTCCTTGCCGACAACTGTAGTCAACTGACTTGCCTGGCTAAAAGTACGACTAGCAATGTCAATACCAATAATGAAGGAATTATCCTGGAAGATGCACCCATTGGCACCTACTATATCGTAGTTGACGGGCAATATGCGCAGTCGGAGGGCACTTTCCGCCTGGAGGTGAGCTGTGGTTACCTTTTCTGTGGAAATTCCGTTCCCCTTCAATGTGGCCAGTCTTACCAAGGCACCAACCTCAATGGGCACGATGATGTTTCCCTGTACGGTTGCGATGGCAACGTGCTCAACGTAGAAAACAACGGTCCCGAGATCGTACATACTTTCACGACTACCCAAGCTGGACCGGTAAGCATCAGCCTGACGGGGCTTTCTGCGAACCTGGAACTCTTCCTCTTGCGTTCTTGTGACCGGGGAGATTGTATGGAGTACAGCCAGAATTCTGGCAATAATAGCGAATACATCAATGAATATTTGCCGGCGGGCACCTACTACGTAGTCGTAGACGGCTACAATGGAGCCGTCAGCAATTATACCTTGCTGGTAGATTGCAGCACCAACAGTAGCTGTAACCTTAGCTTTACCGACCTTTCCGCTACTTCCAGCGGCTGTGGTCAAAACAGTGGCTCCATCCACATCGGTTCTAGCGGTGGTACTCCCAACTATTTGGTGACTTACAGTGGCCCACTCAGCGGCAGCTTTACGACCAGCAGCAATTCCTGCACCATCTACTACCTGCCGCCGGGCACTTATACCATTACGAAAACCGATGCGCAAGGCTGTACCATCACTGGTACGGTGACCATCCTCGGTGGTGGCAACCTCTCGGCTACCCTTACACCGTACAATGCCGTCTGTATGGACCAGGGTTCCATTGGCGTCTATATCAGCAATGGCCAGGGCCCTTATCAGGTCTATATTACCGGACCAACCTCCGGCAGTGTTACCGCTAATAGTAACAATTTTACCATTAATAACCTCAATGCGGGTAACTACACCATCCACATTACGGATGCATTAGGCTGTTCTATTTCTCAGCAAGTAACCATCAATCATACCAGTGGCAACTTTATCTGGAACTACACCGTCACTCCTGCAGCTTGTGGAGGTTATGGTGCGATCCACGTGAATACTTATAATGGTGAAGCGCCTTACAATATCCTGGTCAGCGGCCCCATCAGCGGCGGTGCTACCGTTTATGCCAACAGCTTCAACCTCATCAACTTGCCGGGAGGAACTTATCAGGTAACCGTGGAAGACAACAACTGGTGTTCCTACACCCGTACCATCGTTATTCCGAACGGTAACCTTACCATGGAGGCTACTCCTAATTCCGGCGTTTGCGGGCAAGACGGCAGTATTACAGTAAATATTGACAATGGTAGTCCCGCTTATACCATTAGTTGGACGGGCCCCGAAAATGGGTCAACGGTCACCAACAGCGCCTCTTACGTAATTCCCAACCTCACGGCAGGTACTTATACCATCAATGTAGTGGGCAGCAATGGTTGTTCTGACTCCCAAATTGTAACCCTCTCCAACAGTGAAGGCGGCGGCCTTACCTTTAATGTCATCCCGCTACCGGGAAGCTGTAGCCAGAACGGTGCGTTGTGGATTGATATTTACAATGGTTCACCCACCTATACCATCAGTTATACTGGTCCGCAGAACGGCGTTCTTACAACGAGTAATGATGGACTTGATATACCCAACCTTCCTTGTGGTTATTACACCCTCACCATCACAGATATGAATGGTTGTAGTGGGGTACAAACTGTGGAATTGGGTGGTTGCGAAGTGATTGACCTGGATCTCGCTCCCCAAAACGGAATTTGTGGGCAACCAGGTTCCTTACTGGTGACGCTCAACGGAGGTTCTCCTATCTATACGGTTACCTGGACGGGGCCGGTAAGTGGCAGCACAACAACGTCGACCAATATCCTCAACTTGCCAGGCTTGCCCGCAGGGACTTACACGGTACAAGTGGTTGATGCTAATGGTTGTACGGATTATGCCGTTGCGCAAGTGAGTACGGCGGAATCTAATTTAGTAATCAATACCAGTGTTTCGGAAGCTCAGTGTGGAACCGAAGGGACCATCTTTGTGAACCTTGCTGGTGGCGTACCTCCTTATCAACTGAACTGGAGTGGCCCAGAATCTGGTTCTCAAATTTTCAGTACCAGCAATACCGCCATTAGCGGTTTGATGGCAGGTAACTATACCCTCTATGTGACCGATGGCAACGGCTGTTCAGCAACGACTACCGAAGAGATTCTCAATATCGGCAGTAACCTGGATATTAGCCTCTTAGGCAATAACGGGATTTGCTCACAGTTTGGTAACATCGGCGTATATATTGCCAACGGCACTGCTCCGTACCAGATCAGCTGGAATGGCCCTGTAAGCGGTAGTGCTACTTCACCAACGACGGTTTACCAAATTCAGAATACACCTGCGGGTACTTATAATGTAGTGGTGACGGATGCCAATGGCTGCTCTACCTCTGGTACGGTGCAGATCATGGTACAGAACAATTTGATGGCCAATTTGCAGGTGTACAACGGCATCTGTGGCAGCAATGGCAGTATCCTGGTCAATGTTACGCAAGGTAACCCAAGTTATACCATCACCTGGTCTGGCCCTCAGAGTGGTTCGATCGTTGTGGCAGGCAATCAGTATGCTATTACCGGACTGCCTTCCGGAACGTATACCGTCGTGATTACCGACAGCAATGGTTGTTCGCGTACCCTCACGGGAACGGTCACCAACACCAATGGCGGACTCGAAATCAGCACAGCACTGATCTACAATATTTGTGGACAGTACAATACCATCTGGACAGACATCATCGGTGGAACTCCGCCGTACACCGTCACCTGGCAGGGTACCCAAAATGGCTCTGGTACGACTACCACCCAAGGTTTCGAGATCATGGACCTGCCTCCAGGAACCTACAAAGTCATTGTAGTAGATGCCAATGGTTGCATGGATATGGAACAGGGGATTATCATATATCCTGCTCCGATGAATCTCTTTACCGTCACACCTAACAATGGTATTTGTGGCGAAACGGGTAGCATTCAGGTTGATATTGATGGCGGTACCGCACCGTATGTTCTTAATTACAATGGCCCCGTGAGTGGTACTCAAAACTACAACAACCCTGGGATCAGTGTCTTGAATAACCTCCCTGGTGGCACCTATACCTTTACCCTTACGGATGCTAATGGTTGTACCCAAACCCAAACGGTGGTTCTCAATACGGGTACGCCAGTGCAGATCATTACGGCTTTGATCTACAATGAATGTGGGCAGTACAATACCATCTGGACGGACATCATTGGTGGTACACCACCATATACCGTCACCTGGCAGGGAACCCAAAACGGCTCTGGCACGACGACTACCCAAGGTTTTGAGATCGTAGATTTACCTCCTGGAACTTATAAGGTAATCGTTGTCGATGCCAATGGCTGTATGGACATGGAGCAAGACATTATCATTTATCCTGCTCCGGTTAACATTTTCACCGCAACAGCCGATCCTGGCGTCTGTGGTACAGATGGCAAAATTAACATCAACGTTACCGGCGGTACCGGACCTTATTCTCTGACTTATACTGGTCCGCTTTCGGGGACCATCAGTGTGGTAATGGGCCTACAGGTACTCTCGGATGTCCCCAACGGAACTTATACCCTGACTTTAACGGACGCCAATGGTTGTACGGAAACCGAAACGGTAACCGTGACCAGCTCAGGCACTCCTGTAGAGATTGTTACTGCCTTGATCTATAATGAATGTGGGCAGTACAATACGATCTGGGTAGACATCATCGGTGGTACACCGCCGTATACCGTCACCTGGCAGGGTACCCAAAACGGCTCTGGGACGACCACTACCCAAGGTTTTGAAATCATAGATTTGCCGCCAGGTACTTACAAAGTAATCGTGGTCGATGCCAATGGTTGTATGGATATGGAGCAAGGAATTATCGTCTATCCTGCTCCGATCAATATTTTCTCTGCGACTTCAGTGAGTGGCACTTGTGCTGGCCCGGGAAGTATTGTGGTAAACATCCTTGATGGTACCCCCAACTTCAACCTTACCTGGACGGGCCCCGTCAGTGGTTCGGGCACCTTTGGTGGAAATATTTATACGATCCCTAATCTACCTGCCGGTACCTATACCCTCACGCTCACAGATATGAATGGCTGTACCGAAACGGAAGTGGTCGTCGTTAGCACCAGCGAAGATGATGTCAACCTCACCGCCAACGGTACCAATGGTAACTGTATCTCCAATGGATCAATTACTGCCCAAGGGACTGGTGGCGACGGTACTTATGTGCTGACCTGGACAGGGCCAGAAAGCGGCAGTGCTAATATTAGCAATGCTCCCTTCCTCATCCCTGACCTGCCTGCGGGCACTTACACCTTGTCGATCAATGATGGCAATGGTTGTGATGATGTAGAAACCGTAACCCTTTCAACGCCGGAAGATGACCTACAGGTAAGCCTTACCCCCACGCCTGGTGATTGTAACAACAATGGTCAGATTGCAGTAGTGATCACTGGCGGCACGCCTGGCTTTACTATTAGCTGGTCGGGCCCAAGCAGTGGCAGCGTGAATATCGGTGGACAGTTTTTGGTCATTCCTAACCTTCCTGCGGGAACTTACACCGTAACGGTGGTGAGCAATGATGGGTGTACCGAAACAACGAGCACAGTGCTGAGCAACCCTGGTGGAGTACTTACGGTAGCTGCTACACCAATCGCGGGTGTTTGTGGGCAACCAGGATACATCTTCTTGAATATCGGTGGTGGCAACGCGCCTTATCAGGTGAGCTGGACCGGGCCATCTTCAGGAAGCCTTACGGCCAATAGTGCCAATGTACAAATACCAGGTCTTTTGCCAGGAGGGTATACCATCACTGTCGGCAGTGGCAACTGTAACGGAGGGGTAAGTAGCCAATTGCCTGCACCGGCTCCTGACTTGGTCGTAACAGCCACATCTACCTCCGCAACTTGTGGCGCTGGCGGCAGCATCCATGTGAGCCTTGCCAACTTCGTAGGTAGCACCACGATCAGCTGGTCTGGCCCGCAAAGTGGCACTCAGGTCATCAACGGCAGCACGATGAATATCCCGAACTTGCCTAACGGCAGTTATACCATCACTGCTACCAATGGTAGTTGTTCAGACATCACCCAGGTGACGGTCAATAATGCCAATGGAAATATTGTCGTGTACGCTACTCCTGTACATGCAGTTTGTAACCAGAACGGCAGTATCAACGTTGGCTTCTCTGGCGGCCAAGCGCCTTACACGATTAGTTGGACGGGCCCAAGTAGTGGTAGTACCACGACCAACGGCACCAGCTTCCAGATTCCAGGGCTCAACCCTGGTACCTATACTGTGACGGTAAGCAGCGGCAACTGTAGCGGCAGTGCTACCGCCACCATCAACAATACCAACAATAACCTCAGTATTACGGCTGCTCCGCAAAACGGAACCTGCCTCACCAACCCCGGTTTTGTGCTCACCTTTAGTGGGGGCACCGCTCCGTATCTGTTGACCTGGCAAGGGCCAGTCAATGGATTCGCCAACGTCAATAGCAATACTTACACCTTGAGCGACGTACCTACTGGCCTGTACAGCTTCATGCTGACCGATGCCAACGGCTGTACGATCTCAACCATTTCTACGGTAAGTAGCAATACCATTGATCTCAACCTGACTGCTCAGAATGGTACTTGTGGAGACAATACGGCTATTTTTGTTAATGTGACCAATGGCACGGGGCCTTACCAGATCAGCTGGGTAG is a window from the Lewinella sp. LCG006 genome containing:
- a CDS encoding class I SAM-dependent methyltransferase; protein product: MKKWYLKAIVQKIISFLPFRNQINFFFQKYVTKGVELHEEHFFNKYGHLLDHLEHFTKATGKDKLDGITCLELGTGWYPIIPIGYFLKGAGKIYSVDISAHLTTATLLRCLEEIDRHQKRFLAGLGTIDSERWQLLQNIRQQATLATPLSTLCEQLNFIPIVKDVRELALPEENILLLSSNNTYEHIYPQVLGGIVAKLWSLTAPGGVMSHFIDMSDHFAHMDKSITIYNFLRFSEQQWQWIDNPIQPQNRWRLARYRELYEELNIPYSEEKIRAGNLHEVQQLALAPPYSTMQVEEVAISHAYLVSQRPA
- a CDS encoding DUF2911 domain-containing protein, translating into MKIVVSLLSSFVLFAVLIVSCDTSQAPPTTVEEKEPLAFNAPQPEYTVTVTEAELASPRKELKGQLNGVNITIDYGSPSTKGRAIWGSLVPYGEVWRTGANEATRFTIDKTVLVGEAELAAGTYSLFTIPTEKEWEIIFNKVVDQWGAYEYDNTKDVLRVPAQPVSVDSSSTTLEFRLAPGKIVMQWDKLILPIPLTEA
- a CDS encoding Kazal-type serine protease inhibitor domain-containing protein, whose product is MNKTTTQGFSLITLFFLLPLWLSGQMIWPGDINNNGIVNGIDYLYWGVANQNNGPARPDASTTWEEQPMGAAWATQFPGGINQAYADANGDGQITAADADALGANFNLNHGTLLPDAFQTGPLSGGEPDIYFEINSEQEVASGETGGVIMGLATELPFSAFYGITFTLNYQPGILAANDGVLIGLIADSFLNPDNSDVAAFVNNNSATGKAVITIVRTDQNNVVGGGKVARILLNFADLTVPGTPDQLNFTISNVRAIDHDMNTIMMRTGSFSFSTQGASGGCPNTVNPVCGSNGQTYLNSCYAEAAGIYNYTPGACFDDSCIDPTQINPDAVCPTVYQPVCGCNDVTYPNECAADAAGVQSTTPGPCAPSSCYDPQYIVTSAATTVNTTTGVITANCPTAGIPVCGCNGVTYANACLAEASGITVYTQGSCESACVDPFQMNLDAVCPTAYQPVCGCNNVTYSNACLADAAGVTSYTNGPCNGGSAWCSEAIPVQCGDFLPYETTVGAGNNILQYPGCTNTSFYGPDRVYVINKQSAGDLQIGLEILTPGMDLDLFLLADNCSQLTCLAKSTTSNVNTNNEGIILEDAPIGTYYIVVDGQYAQSEGTFRLEVSCGYLFCGNSVPLQCGQSYQGTNLNGHDDVSLYGCDGNVLNVENNGPEIVHTFTTTQAGPVSISLTGLSANLELFLLRSCDRGDCMEYSQNSGNNSEYINEYLPAGTYYVVVDGYNGAVSNYTLLVDCSTNSSCNLSFTDLSATSSGCGQNSGSIHIGSSGGTPNYLVTYSGPLSGSFTTSSNSCTIYYLPPGTYTITKTDAQGCTITGTVTILGGGNLSATLTPYNAVCMDQGSIGVYISNGQGPYQVYITGPTSGSVTANSNNFTINNLNAGNYTIHITDALGCSISQQVTINHTSGNFIWNYTVTPAACGGYGAIHVNTYNGEAPYNILVSGPISGGATVYANSFNLINLPGGTYQVTVEDNNWCSYTRTIVIPNGNLTMEATPNSGVCGQDGSITVNIDNGSPAYTISWTGPENGSTVTNSASYVIPNLTAGTYTINVVGSNGCSDSQIVTLSNSEGGGLTFNVIPLPGSCSQNGALWIDIYNGSPTYTISYTGPQNGVLTTSNDGLDIPNLPCGYYTLTITDMNGCSGVQTVELGGCEVIDLDLAPQNGICGQPGSLLVTLNGGSPIYTVTWTGPVSGSTTTSTNILNLPGLPAGTYTVQVVDANGCTDYAVAQVSTAESNLVINTSVSEAQCGTEGTIFVNLAGGVPPYQLNWSGPESGSQIFSTSNTAISGLMAGNYTLYVTDGNGCSATTTEEILNIGSNLDISLLGNNGICSQFGNIGVYIANGTAPYQISWNGPVSGSATSPTTVYQIQNTPAGTYNVVVTDANGCSTSGTVQIMVQNNLMANLQVYNGICGSNGSILVNVTQGNPSYTITWSGPQSGSIVVAGNQYAITGLPSGTYTVVITDSNGCSRTLTGTVTNTNGGLEISTALIYNICGQYNTIWTDIIGGTPPYTVTWQGTQNGSGTTTTQGFEIMDLPPGTYKVIVVDANGCMDMEQGIIIYPAPMNLFTVTPNNGICGETGSIQVDIDGGTAPYVLNYNGPVSGTQNYNNPGISVLNNLPGGTYTFTLTDANGCTQTQTVVLNTGTPVQIITALIYNECGQYNTIWTDIIGGTPPYTVTWQGTQNGSGTTTTQGFEIVDLPPGTYKVIVVDANGCMDMEQDIIIYPAPVNIFTATADPGVCGTDGKININVTGGTGPYSLTYTGPLSGTISVVMGLQVLSDVPNGTYTLTLTDANGCTETETVTVTSSGTPVEIVTALIYNECGQYNTIWVDIIGGTPPYTVTWQGTQNGSGTTTTQGFEIIDLPPGTYKVIVVDANGCMDMEQGIIVYPAPINIFSATSVSGTCAGPGSIVVNILDGTPNFNLTWTGPVSGSGTFGGNIYTIPNLPAGTYTLTLTDMNGCTETEVVVVSTSEDDVNLTANGTNGNCISNGSITAQGTGGDGTYVLTWTGPESGSANISNAPFLIPDLPAGTYTLSINDGNGCDDVETVTLSTPEDDLQVSLTPTPGDCNNNGQIAVVITGGTPGFTISWSGPSSGSVNIGGQFLVIPNLPAGTYTVTVVSNDGCTETTSTVLSNPGGVLTVAATPIAGVCGQPGYIFLNIGGGNAPYQVSWTGPSSGSLTANSANVQIPGLLPGGYTITVGSGNCNGGVSSQLPAPAPDLVVTATSTSATCGAGGSIHVSLANFVGSTTISWSGPQSGTQVINGSTMNIPNLPNGSYTITATNGSCSDITQVTVNNANGNIVVYATPVHAVCNQNGSINVGFSGGQAPYTISWTGPSSGSTTTNGTSFQIPGLNPGTYTVTVSSGNCSGSATATINNTNNNLSITAAPQNGTCLTNPGFVLTFSGGTAPYLLTWQGPVNGFANVNSNTYTLSDVPTGLYSFMLTDANGCTISTISTVSSNTIDLNLTAQNGTCGDNTAIFVNVTNGTGPYQISWVGEVEGFATSNSPNYTISNLPGSPYIVTVQDANGCVASDNITVVSGPTDFEVIHTVSNNGCGALNNIWMDFFNGVGDYTIQWIGPSSGTATTTHDYYDIQNAPTGIYIIIITDGNGCVDVQQVEVYNILNTLDVTVVPHDGSCGGLATIDVYVDGGTPWYTIAWYRNQSPQGEIDINSNHYTINNLVAGTYYVVVTDDNGCDRTATVTVATPANLLQLQTAIVGPGCTSLGSVGLTMGGGNAPYSITWSGQQSGSATSNTNSYLLGGLNGGNYQITVTAASGCTNTINVVVPGTTPGNLVADFDYEVDGLNVSFTNMSSNGFYNWTFGDGNTDGVRHPDHAYANSGSYQVCLTVSGNCGSNTHCETISVTAQSNLAILDIGESEGGPNAIVQVPVTIDNVQNIISLAGSIEVMDESVAIITGVTNGVIAPQYNVSNNTFSYFNNTGDGLDVNNDDVLFYLKVLLVGDIGESTVIKFVQTPLPIEVGVVNNGIPMVVPYTLSMGSATITNMAALNGQLSTYWGDGIMNAAVTITGPGMQETMTTSESGSYNLPNLSPGMAYTVSAQKDLDDSNGLSTYALFIGQRFLLGMNPSQITSPYQIIAGDANCNDAFTTLDLFLIQRLIIGAQEAFDNCPSWVFVTEGQTMPTDFDAYNVFPYASTSTMMLTQPETANFIGVKVGDILGQANPSNFGGLDDDRTNSQLPFTAENLAVAAGEEVTLYFRSAAFADIVSYQFGLQFPANQVEYLEFFPAEEQPFQTVVIGDGGAEEGKLRLSWFSLDGQGHSASADQALFAIKFRALTDIEDWNNILRLDPGAMLPEAYNNNEEALDPAINFGEVVTGTDAPVESKFRLDQNTPNPFNGSTVISFHLPTATDVVFVIHDAFGQEVYREFNSYGAGENRLRLNQQNLPAGVYYYTLRAGTDTATRTMVVVK
- the rpiA gene encoding ribose-5-phosphate isomerase RpiA, with amino-acid sequence MSNTITEKKNAALKAVEQVQSGMILGLGTGSTAYFAIEAIGEQWQAGTLTDIQAIPTSEATAKQASSYGIPLLELADVDRIDLTIDGADEFDPQLRLIKGGGGALFREKLVAFASDKMLIISDASKEVQYLGAFPLPVEVLPKAIRLVQRVLTEKNCQPVLRKQKDGSPYLTDNQNYILDCHLGKIDNPEQLDLMLHLVPGIVETGLFLGLATQVIVGQGDDVKVFE